In Eriocheir sinensis breed Jianghai 21 chromosome 50, ASM2467909v1, whole genome shotgun sequence, one genomic interval encodes:
- the LOC126982311 gene encoding uncharacterized protein LOC126982311 — translation MSRHSSISSSSLSTKGSAVKKMEVSEGPPGDAEGGEGAAPRGGMGWEMTAFFLVAQMAGAGFLSLPKGVANSGWMGVVMILTFCVGIGFSGTKLGECWVILEERWPERFLGGSRQPYMDIAEKSLGRPGRIVALASVVITLLGGSTVFLILMASFMNELIGSVSVCAWVLVMAAVVMPFTWLGTPKDFWQASVIAVASTAIACFVIFIELMMEIPEDFPPEYRNPTVFSFALGFGAILFAFGGASVFPTIQNDMADRSQFSSSIVFAFGGLMIMYLPVAIGGYVVKGYDVAGNILLGVDTTRWWIKGAIVMEILNLMGTYIISCNPVSQVFEDQLGIEKKFSWRRCVLRSCIVLGEVVVGLAVPSFDKILNLIGGSTVTICSFLLPGIMYLRLCDMKGNWPKRVVPLWERTALILIVCVGVIGGIVSTATAIWDILDPDSMGKSCFVEFNPE, via the exons atGTCACGtcactcctccatctcctcctcctccttatccaccaAGGGCTCGGCAGTAaa GAAGATGGAGGTGTCTGAGGGCCCCCCCGGAGATGCAGAAGGGGGCGAGGGGGCAGCGCCGAGGGGTGGGATGGGGTGGGAGATGACTGCCTTCTTCCTCGTTGCACAGATGGCCGGCGCTGGCTTCCTCTCGCTACCCAAGGGCGTGGCGAACTCag GCTGGATGGGCGTAGTGATGATCCTGACCTTCTGCGTGGGCATCGGGTTCTCCGGGACCAAGCTGGGAGAGTGCTGGGTCATCCTGGAGGAACGATGGCCGGAACGCTTCTTGGGCGGGTCACGACAGCCGTACATGGACATTGCGGAGAAGTCACTAGGACGGCCCggcag GATCGTTGCCCTGGCCAGCGTGGTGATCACTCTGCTCGGTGGGTCAACGGTGTTCCTGATCCTGATGGCCTCCTTCATGAACGAGTTGATTGGATCCGTGTCGGTCTGCGCCTGGGTTCTGGTCATGGCCGCTGTGGTTATGCCCTTCACTTGGCTGGGCACGCCGAAGGACTTCTG GCAAGCGTCAGTCATCGCCGTCGCCAGCACCGCCATCGCCTGCTTCGTCATCTTCATCGAACTCATGATGGAGATCCCCGAAGACTTCCCGCCCGAGTACCGGAACCCTACAGTCTTCTCCTTCGCTTTGGGCTTCGGCGCCATCCTCTTTGCCTTTGGTGGGGCCTCAGTCTTCCCAACCATCCAGAACGACATGGCAGACCGCTCGCAGTTCAGCTCCAGTATTGTCTTTGCTTTTGGTg gTCTAATGATCATGTACTTGCCTGTTGCCATCGGGGGCTACGTGGTCAAGGGGTATGATGTGGCTGGTAACATTCTGCTCGGGGTGGACACGACGCGATGGTGGATCAAAGGGGCGATCGTCATGGAGATTCTGAACCTAATGGGAACTTATATCATCAGCTGCAACCCCGTCTCCCAGGTGTTTGAGGACCAGCTGGGAATTGAGAAAA AGTTTTCATGGCGTCGCTGTGTGCTCCGTTCCTGCATTGTGTTGGGTGAGGTCGTTGTGGGTCTCGCTGTGCCAAGCTTCGACAAGATCCTCAACCTGATCGGCGGCTCCACGGTGACCATTTGCTCCTTCCTCCTACCCGGCATTATGTACCTCCGGCTGTGCGACATGAAGGGAAACTGGCCGAAGAG ggTCGTGCCGCTATGGGAGAGAACGGCACTCATTCTCATCGTGTGTGTCGGGGTCATCGGCGGCATCGTgtccaccgccaccgccatctGGGACATCCTCGACCCGGATTCTATGGGCAAGTCCTGCTTCGTCGAGTTCAACCCCGAGTAG